From a region of the Synechococcus sp. PCC 7335 genome:
- a CDS encoding fatty acid desaturase, whose product MNVSVEDAISKTETLVNSDSCDNPREAVKRKVFSDRKWFQNLFTELSGKPYAGQQPAFQKTSTNQLIQKAFVFCCSICVMFWSTTSGYIWMTFLGQLLLLHSFRWFRLTFMHACSHNAGIRSNRHANVLLGSLVAVLTLSGDFDTYCKDHRHQHHQIGSRPGHLSLLQKNDETYRYLLEAAGFQLGATVSESWQHLIKTLCSPTFHAERLCSRLQATFLSPNKAHDLAAVAIWLVLMLLIYIEHNPSFAIAYLVTVTILFECSSLLRQCVEHRWPVPDTGDRGRTTLGVMTSAIILCESPPCHTGEESQLEYWLSWVCWWARVFFYHLPSRLLILTGDSPVHDWHHRNPSGDWPNSIYHRQADAELPVNEWGKYQETFGLLRAIQMTFVTLSFQSPRDLSDQCSAKG is encoded by the coding sequence ATGAACGTCTCAGTAGAAGATGCCATCTCAAAAACAGAAACCTTGGTCAATTCCGATAGTTGCGATAATCCACGCGAAGCTGTCAAGCGCAAAGTTTTCTCAGATAGAAAGTGGTTTCAAAATTTGTTTACAGAGCTAAGTGGGAAGCCCTACGCAGGCCAGCAACCAGCTTTCCAAAAAACGTCAACCAACCAACTAATCCAAAAGGCGTTCGTCTTTTGCTGTTCAATTTGCGTGATGTTTTGGTCGACAACGAGCGGTTATATCTGGATGACCTTCCTAGGACAGCTGCTATTGCTTCATAGTTTTCGGTGGTTTCGTCTGACGTTCATGCATGCTTGTAGTCACAATGCAGGCATTAGATCCAATCGACATGCGAATGTCTTATTGGGTTCGCTTGTCGCAGTTCTTACGCTGTCTGGCGACTTCGATACTTACTGTAAAGACCATCGTCATCAGCACCATCAAATTGGTTCGAGGCCAGGCCATTTATCGCTGCTACAAAAGAATGACGAGACATATCGATATCTACTGGAGGCGGCGGGTTTCCAGCTCGGTGCAACAGTCAGTGAATCTTGGCAACATCTCATCAAGACACTGTGCTCACCTACTTTTCACGCTGAACGCCTATGCTCAAGACTACAAGCTACCTTTCTATCTCCTAACAAAGCTCATGATCTAGCTGCGGTGGCTATTTGGCTAGTGCTAATGTTACTCATTTACATCGAGCACAATCCTTCATTTGCGATCGCATACCTAGTCACAGTGACTATCCTGTTTGAATGCAGTAGTCTACTTCGACAGTGCGTAGAGCACCGTTGGCCTGTGCCAGATACGGGTGATCGCGGTCGGACAACTCTAGGCGTAATGACAAGTGCAATTATTCTCTGTGAGTCACCTCCGTGCCATACAGGTGAGGAATCACAATTAGAGTACTGGTTGTCGTGGGTGTGTTGGTGGGCACGAGTTTTCTTTTATCACTTACCTAGTCGGCTGTTGATTCTCACTGGTGATTCTCCTGTTCACGACTGGCACCACCGTAACCCGTCTGGTGATTGGCCTAATAGCATTTACCACCGTCAAGCTGATGCGGAGCTGCCTGTAAATGAATGGGGCAAGTATCAGGAGACATTTGGCTTGCTTAGAGCAATTCAGATGACGTTCGTTACTCTAAGCTTCCAGTCTCCCAGAGATTTAAGCGACCAGTGCTCTGCAAAGGGCTGA